Proteins encoded in a region of the Pseudomonadota bacterium genome:
- a CDS encoding EAL domain-containing protein, translating to MSRAANRRPRSLAAGLRLRVAVTIVAVVVLVQATNLLVLVSGDLSTLEPTITGEGPDTGLDLPRAFFLGAVAGLLACVLAVQMLARSITRPLRELTRSALRLQRGQYRTPIRSSRRDELGALARTLDAMRRAIIKREGEVLQLAYNDTLTGLANRSRFQHRLQTLLGEAAVMGAPRAVLSMDLDRFKVVNDTLGHEVGDYVLQQVGERLRAVLNDEDVLARLGGDEFAILLHDGRRERAIAVAREVSGLLRQPFWYDGQSLDVGVSIGVARAPEHGTEALTLMRSAEQAMYASKRDHIMVVEYAPELDRQKSQLSLLSDLREAMEQGQLTLFFQPKVSVRSESVRSVEALMRWIHPERGLIPPDAFIPFAEQTGYIKELTLWAIEAGLKQCAEWRAEGLTLRVAVNVSTRDLLSDDLAARVGELLRVYRLPPRALCLEITESGFMSEPQRALAVLEELASLGVKLAIDDYGTGYSSLAYLMQLPVHELKVDRAFVRDIGKDPRLATIVRSTVDLGHNLGLSVVAEGVEDEDAWQCLCDYGCDVAQGHYFAPPMPANELTPWILARASQAGHTSPERSGTPRERPAQARADSERRAG from the coding sequence GTGTCTCGTGCTGCTAACCGTCGCCCTCGCTCCCTAGCCGCCGGTTTGCGCTTGCGCGTCGCGGTGACGATCGTGGCCGTGGTGGTGCTCGTTCAAGCGACCAACCTCCTGGTGCTGGTGAGCGGTGACCTGAGCACCCTGGAGCCGACCATCACGGGCGAGGGACCCGACACGGGGCTTGATTTGCCCAGGGCATTCTTCCTAGGGGCTGTGGCCGGGCTACTGGCCTGTGTGCTCGCCGTGCAGATGCTGGCGCGCTCCATCACCCGTCCCTTGCGTGAACTTACGCGCAGCGCCCTGCGCCTGCAGCGAGGCCAGTACCGCACCCCCATCCGCTCGAGTCGGCGCGACGAGCTCGGTGCCCTCGCGCGCACCTTAGACGCCATGCGCCGAGCGATCATCAAGCGCGAGGGAGAGGTGTTGCAGTTGGCGTACAACGACACGCTGACCGGGCTTGCCAACCGCTCACGCTTTCAGCACCGGTTGCAAACACTTCTGGGCGAGGCCGCGGTCATGGGCGCCCCGCGGGCTGTGCTCAGTATGGATCTCGATAGGTTCAAGGTCGTCAACGACACCTTGGGACATGAGGTGGGTGACTACGTGCTGCAGCAGGTGGGCGAGCGCCTGCGGGCCGTGCTGAACGATGAAGATGTGCTGGCCCGCTTGGGCGGAGATGAGTTTGCGATCCTGCTCCATGATGGCCGTAGAGAACGTGCGATTGCGGTGGCGCGCGAGGTGAGTGGACTGCTGCGCCAACCCTTTTGGTACGACGGTCAATCGCTCGATGTGGGGGTCAGTATAGGTGTGGCGAGGGCGCCGGAGCACGGCACGGAGGCGCTGACCCTAATGCGCAGTGCGGAGCAGGCCATGTATGCGTCCAAGCGGGACCACATCATGGTGGTGGAATACGCACCTGAGCTGGACCGACAGAAGTCTCAGCTATCACTCCTTTCGGACTTGCGAGAGGCGATGGAGCAGGGGCAGCTCACACTCTTCTTCCAGCCCAAGGTGTCGGTGCGCAGCGAGTCGGTGCGCTCTGTCGAGGCACTCATGCGCTGGATACACCCCGAGCGTGGACTGATTCCCCCGGACGCGTTCATTCCCTTCGCAGAGCAGACCGGATACATCAAGGAGCTGACCCTGTGGGCGATCGAGGCAGGGTTGAAGCAGTGTGCCGAATGGCGCGCGGAGGGGTTGACGCTTCGTGTCGCCGTCAACGTGTCGACGCGGGATCTTCTAAGCGACGATCTGGCCGCCCGAGTGGGGGAGCTGTTGCGCGTGTATCGGCTGCCACCGCGCGCCCTGTGCCTGGAGATCACCGAGAGTGGCTTTATGAGCGAGCCCCAGCGCGCGCTCGCGGTACTGGAGGAACTCGCCTCGCTTGGCGTGAAGCTCGCGATCGATGACTATGGCACAGGCTACTCGTCCCTGGCGTACCTGATGCAGCTACCCGTGCACGAACTGAAGGTCGATCGAGCCTTCGTCAGGGACATCGGCAAGGACCCTCGTCTCGCCACGATCGTTCGTTCCACCGTCGATCTCGGTCACAACCTCGGTCTGTCCGTGGTGGCGGAGGGCGTCGAGGACGAAGATGCCTGGCAGTGCCTCTGTGACTACGGATGTGATGTGGCCCAGGGCCACTACTTTGCGCCGCCGATGCCGGCCAACGAACTCACCCCTTGGATACTCGCGCGAGCTTCCCAAGCTGGGCACACCAGCCCCGAGCGGTCGGGCACTCCACGGGAGCGGCCAGCGCAGGCACGCGCAGACAGCGAACGACGGGCCGGCTAG
- a CDS encoding anti-sigma factor gives MRTLLLGDCPPSTVESGLRMHLSDFGGAATVWSTSPHLGRRRYSPTRSYELWMLPADGVPVSLGRPPGLGALRAKLSSVALEAVVRSAKLAVGTEPPGRSPTEQSTGDVVLLAPLAQAET, from the coding sequence ATGAGAACTCTCCTGCTTGGCGACTGTCCTCCTTCTACGGTCGAGTCTGGGCTGCGGATGCACTTGAGCGACTTTGGTGGAGCGGCTACGGTCTGGTCGACATCGCCCCACCTGGGCCGGCGGCGCTACTCACCGACCAGGTCTTACGAACTCTGGATGTTGCCGGCGGATGGTGTGCCGGTCTCACTTGGTCGCCCACCGGGCTTGGGCGCACTGCGCGCCAAGCTCAGCTCCGTCGCGCTAGAGGCAGTAGTACGGTCCGCGAAGCTGGCGGTCGGCACGGAGCCCCCTGGGCGATCCCCCACCGAGCAATCCACTGGGGATGTCGTGTTGCTGGCGCCGTTGGCGCAGGCAGAGACCTAG